In Trichoplusia ni isolate ovarian cell line Hi5 chromosome 7, tn1, whole genome shotgun sequence, a single genomic region encodes these proteins:
- the LOC113495975 gene encoding microtubule-associated protein futsch-like isoform X2: MNFSRFLDIQSWWEVPSIAYFCSLFRTAFNLLDFDIEELEEALLTDGTEESASSLLTELIVRLLNGCLGNNDISAFNYQMYLRRLFRRKCQESSRYNPFNTDIDFQFLPLRTKVEILYALCDFRLDADDVFDSFKNLEAESLRVEPLGWDDNYSAYWYFYGTRLYREDVIKKSKGKNKKKKNKESKKRGWFYGDDWLDDEETERVWQVVCFTEEDWTHLTEKFSKATSKVEKELYRSLSQNFLPEIPRLFQEKERLQRKRLLELAPRRTSSRVLQKIKQKEEETKQTTHDAKEEEERKESPDLARENRAKRRNLLRSKSVSSDSSASSSSDKEEMPQKVAKPSKSHDKRSKNSSSTQKGEPPPEPLIKTGRKTNNSLASATGQILIPEHDEPVSSTRKKLKTSQIFSQTDEDIQTDMYKVLKQLTTHDDAWPFMDPVEEEYAPNYYAVIRRPMDLRKMEERLDSGYYTDFSMFKADFKLIVNNCRLYNGQDNEYTMMVDNLQTAFDRLTERYIHRLSSSDEEIAVEYQLPTPSRKHKLKSSESLSHHKRKKRKSHSETGEPKSSSSDHKQEEQPEEEEEEKEVPEPETKKVKESHKSKQSKGKKKRKGHHRHGKHSKNHRKDSHKSEHSESSKTRHSKKQKHGKNKDKEGKKSKQKKKKSKHHEPEPEETLKRSDSHESLESSNRSRSASPLPSIHTPTPSPTEMDRSDNEQPDQLADPDFVKDKYDKIKERRRHAAKDAWESLFDYKQKAVDKQKQNLHIPEKEKNQKLRETIEKLKAKNEKYKDSSLFNTLFSSSQSNLESESSNTNDFTVKDVDSDDESLENQRVKAAVKKAGKKNSTKNESASEALEQAVKDISKWLDDAPKGSNVSSPCDSPAQTISTEEHENSRLDDELSQGEKPLHTKKEISRKRPSSREPKLLKRREIQRTIERLQPGKSKGNLLTNMSNKNNTEKTEEVLPLGPQNKVRDTQKVEESSPKLSLGSVLPAVEFALGNDHNFSNNDEANTEVQKDTTKTTDIQKEEKVVDVPVENKPEEVVVQPNKKDAEVETEPQMITKPNQEKATPNLSAWFKAFGAPKSTTTTVVKKKADEPDTEAEKVPENTNNDTNNTSKITSPKNLVKYDSPTGPDTPNPEGSDSPLGNVGTTPRQRRTSTGSSVSERSSFSQDLDSPRHQMSHTSPLLRSPASPRTDDFQKITYPIINGTVRAGFYQDTTSMKSSPEKSCSPREGPQSPYSPYSQHVYATNNVTGPATPNYFVDHSKSPLPAYNQNPPPYYDNTKAQPVAAKPTHARPHEDFAPLPQEAYQQSQYTGPFSPAYTPYSQTSTNYSQVQTPTSNGSVTTNPTQIITDLKTALFPVKKRTYNEPEHSTPSNLTTENKEVATTISNKNDYQKITPSLHSITPASVDDIALALSEKSELAKMNSLREKASMDFTNENREIKYEVNETLKDNNNPINMNLEKPIGMLKKDNVDMVNMGYLNPENDRRPSNDAHAHAHAHESDYIARDIPKSNANTQHKTYDVDAIAINLGLNSQQLQKSIAKTNMNPNNIPPAHSQDRSHSELNLNQNLIHAHHNQYETITGGQNVSNFSLSDIDLANKKLYACNPTPSTAALDYGNWKITNQMRKQELLPSDYSTPYSASNVEKLKNEMSAINANTVAYNKSLQHQQYNAYNVTRPTLQQQNLPGELRIPNPRGLLKNDHMITTSSMSETDMIAKNIDTLAKSQKSEKLVQNHPLINSNPYKTPYSNPSTIPLDTLRNLPNIPQMLERYTNDERYLSSFTSGGSSLYHEKPFQMAQMFNKSMSSEVHPVSTSVSIYSQPAMSISKDNSIYKTSSVAVAQNDIKTKSKRKRTSDAKQTAQISQAYHQNACSSDVLSSVKSSMMPGNAFNFGSSTNMALSSGLYGDNGSFTIEDFRNSTANQLMAANYMVAAVAHQQRNTVEANADKLVKPAHQNSSHTAGSFPFIGHSQVRAGYPFVGTDPTSPLYQQYLQRHQEELLRQTGAQIMSLYPAGYPAAALGVRQPYDINRPSWL, from the exons ATGAATTTCTCACGGTTTTTAGATATTCAGTCATGGTGGGAAGTGCCCAGCATCGCGTACTTTTGTTCTTTATTCAGAACTGCATTCAACCTTTTGGATTTTGACATTGAA GAACTCGAAGAAGCCCTGTTAACCGATGGCACCGAAGAATCGGCTAGTTCTCTCCTGACTGAGTTAATCGTTCGTCTTCTCAATGGCTGTTTGGGCAATAATGACATCTCAGCCTTTAATTATCAG ATGTACTTGAGACGGTTGTTTAGGAGAAAATGTCAAGAATCAAGCCGATACAACCCATTCAATACTGACATTGACTTCCAGTTCTTACCCCTACGTACCAAAGTTGAGATTTTGTATGCCCTATGTGATTTTCGGTTAGACGCTGATGATGTTtttgattcatttaaaaacctTGAAGCTGAAAGTTTAAGAGTAGAGCCGCTTGG TTGGGATGACAACTATTCTGCATATTGGTACTTCTATGGAACAAGGTTATATCGAGAAGATGTGATAAAAAAGTCAAAAGGaaagaacaaaaagaaaaaaaataaagaaagtaaaaaacgTGGCTGGTTTTATGGTGATGATTGGCTTGATGACGAAGAAACTGAGCGGGTTTGGCAAGTGGTATGTTTCACTGAGGAAGATTGGACCCACCTGACAGAGAAGTTTAGCAAGGCGACTAGTAAAGTTGAGAAGGAGTTATACCGTTCCCTGTCTCAAAATTTCCTGCCTGAAATACCAAGGCTCTTTCAAGAAAAGGAACGGCTCCAACGAAAAAG GTTGTTAGAACTAGCGCCGCGACGAACATCCAGCAGAGTATTGCAAAAGATAAAACAGAAGGAAGaggaaacaaaacaaaccaCGCATGACGCTAAAGAAGAAGAGGAAAGGAAGGAATCACCTGATCTTGCTCGGGAAAATCGAGCAAAACGGCGAAATCTATTAAG ATCCAAATCGGTTTCGTCAGATTCATCAGCAAGTTCATCGAGTGATAAAGAAGAGATGCCTCAAAAAGTAGCGAAGCCGTCAAAAAGCCACGACAAGCGGTCAAAAAACTCGTCGTCTACACAAAAAGGCGAACCTCCTCCAGAACCTCTAATAAAAACAGGTAGAAAGACGAACAACTCTCTGGCGTCGGCTACAGGACAGATCCTTATACCGGAACATGACGAACCCGTCAGCAGCACAAGGAAAAAACTAAAGACATCACAAAT ATTTAGTCAGACAGATGAAGACATACAAACTGATATGTATAAAGTACTGAAACAACTGACTACTCACGATGATGCTTGGCCCTTCATGGACCCCGTGGAAGAGGAATATGCTCCTAATTACTACGCCGTCATACGACGACCGATGGATTTACGAAAAATGGAAGAACGTCTCGACAGTGGCTATTATACTGACTTTTCTATGTTTAAAGCGGATTTCAAGCTTATAGTTAACAACTGCCGTTTATACAACGGTCAGGATAATG AGTATACTATGATGGTAGATAACTTACAGACTGCGTTTGATCGATTGACTGAAAGATATATACATAGACTATCATCGTCTGATGAAGAAATTGCTGTTGAATATCAGTTACCTACACCATCAAGGAAACATAAACTGAAATCTAGTGAATCTCTAAGCCATCACAAGAGAAAAAAGCGAAAGTCTCATTCTGAaacag GTGAACCTAAGTCAAGTTCATCCGATCATAAACAAGAAGAACAACCGGAAGAAGAAGAGGAAGAAAAAGAGGTACCTGAACCAGAAACAAAAAAGGTAAAAGAATctcataaaagtaaacaaagcaAAGGCAAGAAGAAACGTAAGGGTCATCATCGTCATGGTAAACATTCCAAAAACCATCGAAAAGATTCTCATAAATCTGAACACTCAGAGTCGTCAAAAACAAGACACAGCAAGAAGCAAAAACACGGGAAGAACAAAGATAAGGAAGGCAAGAAATCTaaacagaagaagaagaaaagtaAACACCATGAACCAGAACCTGAGGAAACATTAAAGCGTTCTGACTCACACGAGTCCTTGGAGAGTTCTAACAGGAGCCGAAGTGCTAGCCCGTTACCTTCTATTCATACTCCAACACCTTCACCCACTGAAATGGATAGATCTGATAATGAACAACCAGATCAGCTTGCTGATCCTGACTTCGTTAAAGATAAATATGACAAGATAAAGGAGAGGAGGCGACATGCCGCTAAGGATGCTTGGGAATCGCTGTTTGACTACAAACAAAAAGCAGTGgacaaacaaaagcaaaaccTTCATATTCCAGAAAAGGAAAAGAACCAAAAGCTAAGAGAAACCATCGAAAAACTCAAagctaaaaatgaaaaatataaggACAGCTCATTGTTTAATACATTGTTTTCGTCCAGCCAGAGTAATCTGGAGTCAGAATCGAGTAATACAAATGACTTTACAGTGAAAGATGTTGATTCTGACGACGAGTCGTTGGAGAATCAGAGGGTAAAGGCTGCCGTAAAGAAAGCAGGAAAGAAAAACTCCACTAAAAACGAATCAGCTTCTGAAGCTCTGGAACAAGCTGTTAAAGATATAAGTAAATGGCTTGATGATGCTCCGAAAGGATCTAATGTGAGCTCTCCTTGTGACAGCCCAGCCCAAACTATTTCTACCGAGGAGCACGAGAACAGCCGTCTAGATGATGAACTTTCCCAGGGAGAAAAGCCTTTACATACGAAAAAAGAGATTTCGCGTAAACGCCCATCCTCGCGCGAGCCTAAACTACTTAAACGACGAGAAATACAGAGAACTATTGAAAGGCTACAACCGGGTAAAAGCAAAGGCAACTTGCTGACTAATATGAGTAATAAGAATAATACTGAAAAGACGGAAGAAGTGTTGCCACTTGGGCCACAAAACAAAGTACGTGATACGCAAAAAGTTGAGGAATCTAGTCCTAAACTGAGCCTTGGGTCAGTTCTGCCTGCTGTTGAGTTTGCATTAGGAAACGATCACAACTTCAGTAATAACGACGAGGCCAATACTGAAGTTCAAAAAGACACCACCAAAACTACAGATattcaaaaagaagaaaaggTAGTTGATGTCCCTGTCGAGAATAAACCTGAGGAAGTGGTTGTCCAACCTAATAAAAAAGACGCAGAAGTAGAAACTGAACCGCAAATGATAACGAAACCGAATCAAGAAAAAGCTACTCCGAACTTAAGCGCTTGGTTCAAGGCTTTTGGAGCTCCTAAGAGCACTACTACAACTGTTGTCAAAAAGAAAGCTGACGAACCCGATACGGAAGCTGAAAAAGTGCCAGAAAATACTAATAATGATACCAACAATACAAGCAAGATCACTAGCCCTAAGAACCTCGTCAAGTACGATTCTCCCACTGGGCCAGACACGCCAAATCCAGAGGGTAGTGATAGTCCATTGGGCAATGTTGGTACGACGCCTAGGCAGAGAAGAACCAGCACTGGGAGTTCGGTTTCAGAGAGGTCATCATTCAGCCAAGATCTTGACTCGCCTAGACATCAAATGTCACACACTTCTCCTCTGTTACGCTCGCCTGCGTCTCCCAGAACTGATGATTTCCAAAAAATTACATATCCGATTATAAATGGTACTGTTAGAGCCGGATTTTATCAAGACACCACGTCTATGAAGAGTAGTCCCGAAAAAAGCTGCAGTCCACGTGAAGGTCCGCAATCTCCTTATTCACCGTACTCGCAGCACGTATATGCAACAAATAATGTTACGGGACCGGCAACACCAAATTATTTTGTGGACCATAGCAAAAGTCCTTTGCCTGCTTACAATCAAAACCCACCGCCATACTATGACAACACAAAAGCCCAACCAGTTGCTGCAAAGCCTACGCATGCTCGTCCTCACGAAGATTTTGCTCCTCTGCCACAGGAAGCCTATCAACAAAGTCAATATACTGGACCTTTCTCTCCGGCTTATACACCATACTCTCAGACTTCTACTAACTACTCGCAAGTACAGACACCTACATCAAATGGCTCCGTTACAACTAACCCCACGCAAATTATAACTGACCTGAAGACTGCACTTTTTCCGGTTAAAAAACGAACTTACAACGAGCCAGAACATTCTACCCCTTCTAACTTGacaactgaaaataaagaaGTTGCCACTacaatatcaaacaaaaatgattatCAAAAAATTACACCATCATTACATTCTATAACTCCAGCATCAGTGGACGATATTGCTTTGGCTTTGAGCGAAAAATCGGAACTGGCCAAAATGAATAGCTTACGAGAAAAGGCATCAATGGACTTTACGAATGAAAACAGGGAAATTAAATATGAGGTTAATGAAACATTGAAAGATAACAACAATCCTATAAACATGAATTTAGAGAAGCCAATTGGTATGCTCAAGAAAGACAATGTAGATATGGTCAATATGGGTTACTTAAATCCTGAAAATGATCGAAGACCTAGTAATGATGCACATGCCCATGCGCACGCACACGAATCTGATTATATTGCACGAGATATACCGAAATCCAACGCCAATACTCAACACAAAACATACGACGTCGATGCCATTGCTATTAACTTAGGATTAAATAGCCAGCAATTACAGAAATCAATTgctaaaacaaatatgaacCCAAATAACATACCTCCAGCTCACAGCCAAGATAGATCACACAGTGAGTTAAACTTAAATCAAAATCTCATCCACGCTCATCACAACCAATACGAAACCATCACAGGAGGTCAAAACGTCAGTAACTTTTCATTAAGTGACATAGATTTGGCCAATAAGAAGTTGTACGCTTGTAATCCAACACCATCAACTGCTGCCCTTGATTACGGTAATTGGAAAATAACAAACCAGATGCGCAAACAAGAATTACTGCCTTCGGATTACTCGACACCGTACAGCGCCAGTAATGTAGAGAAGTTAAAGAATGAAATGAGTGCAATCAATGCAAACACAGTTGCTTATAACAAAAGCTTACAACATCAACAGTACAATGCTTATAATGTTACTCGACCCACTTTACAGCAGCAGAATCTTCCAGGTGAACTGAGAATTCCCAATCCTAGAGGACTGCTTAAAAATGATCATATGATTACAACTTCCTCTATGAGTGAAACTGATATGATTGCTAAAAATATAGACACACTTGCCAAATCACAGAAATCTGAAAAACTTGTACAAAACCATCCTTTGATAAATTCAAATCCATATAAAACACCATACAGTAATCCATCTACAATCCCCCTCGACACACTGCGAAACTTACCTAACATCCCGCAAATGCTGGAACGATACACAAACGATGAGAGATATCTATCAAGTTTCACAAGCGGTGGGTCTTCATTATACCACGAGAAACCATTTCAAATGGCGCAAATGTTCAACAAGAGCATGTCTTCAGAAGTACATCCAGTTAGTACATCTGTCAGTATATATTCTCAGCCAGCCATGTCAATAAGCAAGGACAACAGTATTTACAAAACGTCCAGTGTCGCAGTTGCCCAAAATGATATCAAAACTAAAAGCAAAAGAAAGAGAACCTCTGATGCTAAGCAGACAGCACAAATCAGCCAGGCGTATCATCAGAATGCTTGCAGCAGTGACGTTCTATCATCAGTCAAGTCGAGCATGATGCCAGGAAACGCATTTAATTTCGGATCATCGACAAACATGGCTTTAAGTAGTGGACTGTATGGAGATAATGGCAGCTTTACTATAGAAGATTTCCGCAACAGTACTGCTAATCAACTCATGGCGGCCAACTACATGGTTGCAGCGGTCGCTCATCAGCAGCGTAATACCGTCGAAGCCAATGCCGATAAACTAGTAAAACCAGCTCATCAGAACTCCAGCCACACTGCTGGCTCGTTCCCTTTTATTGGTCACTCGCAAGTTCGAGCTGGTTACCCCTTCGTCGGTACGGACCCTACTTCACCGCTGTACCAACAATACCTTCAGCGTCATCAGGAAGAACTGCTACGGCAAACCGGCGCCCAGATTATGAGCTTGTATCCCGCCGGCTATCCTGCTGCTGCACTCGGTGTCCGGCAACCATATGACATCAACCGACCATCATGGCTATAA